A window of Solanum stenotomum isolate F172 chromosome 3, ASM1918654v1, whole genome shotgun sequence contains these coding sequences:
- the LOC125858013 gene encoding uncharacterized protein LOC125858013, with protein MGLKKEANANVNPTHVAVDRKRHLNVVFIGHVDAGKSTAGGQILFLSGQVDDRTIQKYEKEAKDKSRESWYMAYIMDTNEEERAKGKTVEVGRAHFETETTRFTILDAPGHKSYIPNMISGASQADIGVLVISARKGEFETGYERGGQTREHVQLAKTLGVSKLLVVVNKMDDPTVVWSKERYDDIQSKMIPFLKSSQYNVRKDVQFLPISGLLGSNMKTRVEERVCAWWDGPCLFEALDAVEVPPRDPEGPLRMPIIDKFKDLGTVVMGKTESGSICEGDSLLMMPNKFVVKVPALFCDEDRVRYADPGENVRVRLSGIEEEDILSGFVLCSVANPIPAVTEFVAQLQILELLDNAIFTAGYKAVLHIHAIVEECEIVELMQQIDLKKKKPMKKTPLFVKNGAIVLCRVQVNNLICIEKFSDFPQLGRFTLRSEGKTVAVGKVTTLPTVANNA; from the exons GCCTGAAAAAGGAAGCAAATGCAAACGTGAATCCAACACATGTTGCAGTTGATAGAAAGAGACATCTGAATGTTGTATTCATTGGTCATGTTG ATGCTGGGAAGTCCACAGCTGGAGGACAAATACTATTCCTTAGTGGTCAAGTTGATGATCGGACTATCCAGAAGTATGAGAAGGAAGCAAAGGATAAGAGTAGAGAGAGTTG GTATATGGCCTATATCATGGATACAAATGAAGAGGAGAGAGCGAAG GGAAAAACAGTTGAGGTAGGAAGAGCACATTTTGAAACAGAGACAACAAGATTTACAATCTTGGATGCCCCG GGTCACAAGAGTTACATCCCGAATATGATTAGTGGAGCATCTCAAGCCGATATAGGTGTATTG GTTATATCCGCTAGAAAGGGTGAATTCGAAACTGGATATGAAAGAGGTGGACAAACACGTGAACATGTTCAACTTGCAAAGACTCTAGGAGTTTCTAAGCTCCTTGTTGTTGTAAATAAGATGGATGATCCTACTGTCGTCTGGTCTAAAGAAAG GTATGACGATATCCAGTCCAAAATGATACCATTCTTAAAATCATCTCAATACAATGTAAGGAAAG ATGTTCAGTTCCTGCCAATCTCTGGTCTCCTTGGTTCAAATATGAAAACTCGGGTGGAGGAAAGAGTATGCGCATGGTGGGATGGTCCATGCCTTTTTGAAGCTCTTGATGCGGTAGAAGTTCCTCCCCGAGATCCTGAAGGTCCACTAAG AATGCCTATTATCGACAAATTTAAAGACCTGGGAACTGTTGTTATGGGTAAAACAGAATCTGGGAGCATTTGTGAAGGTGATAGTTTGTTGATGATGCCAAATAAG TTTGTTGTGAAAGTACCTGCTCTATTTTGTGATGAAGATAGAGTTAGGTACGCAGATCCGGGGGAAAATGTACGAGTTAGGTTATCTGGAATCGAGGAAGAGGACATTTTGTCAGGTTTTGTCTTGTGCAGTGTTG CAAACCCCATACCTGCAGTTACTGAGTTTGTTGCACAGTTACAGATCTTGGAGCTGTTGGACAAT GCTATTTTTACTGCTGGCTACAAGGCTGTGTTGCATATTCATGCTATTGTTGAGGAATGCGAGATTGTTGAACTGATGCAGCAGATTGATCTCAAGAAAAAGAAGCCCATGAAGAAAACACCTTTGTTTGTGAAGAACGGAGCAATCGTTCTATGTCGTGTTCAG GTGAATAATCTGATTTGTATCGAGAAGTTCTCTGATTTTCCACAACTTGGGCGGTTCACTCTTCGCAGTGAAG GGAAAACTGTTGCTGTGGGGAAAGTTACCACCCTTCCTACTGTTGCTAATAATGCGTGA